From the Elusimicrobiota bacterium genome, one window contains:
- a CDS encoding restriction endonuclease subunit S: protein MSHIGKLIAKLCPKGMKFKAIGEIAECFAGATPASGVLTYWENGTIPWMSSGEVNKGTVYDTDKKITQAAYDSCSTKMVPPNAVVIALAGQGKTRGMVARTRLALCTNQSLCSIICSDSMSSDFLYHYLQTQYQQLRSVSSGAGARGGLNLQMIRVYRVPVPPLEIQHEIVRALNIFTELEAELEAELEAELEARRQQYRHYRDSLLTFDAMRERERERETVRWATLGEVGEFRRGRRFTNKDFVESGIGCIHYGEIYTHYGLSAQRTKSFVRSELGPTLRMAKTGDLVIAGTGENTTDIGKAVAWLGKNDVAVHDDCYIFSHSLNPKYMAYFFQSTSFSKQKVKFAAGAKMIRISSEGLQKIHIPVPPLAEQARIVAILDKFDALTNDLAHGLHAEIATRRKQYEHYRDRLLTFEAAA, encoded by the coding sequence GTGAGCCACATCGGCAAGCTCATCGCCAAGCTCTGCCCGAAGGGCATGAAATTCAAGGCCATCGGAGAGATTGCGGAGTGTTTCGCCGGTGCGACACCGGCATCTGGAGTGCTTACCTACTGGGAAAACGGAACTATCCCCTGGATGAGCTCGGGTGAAGTCAACAAGGGAACAGTTTATGACACCGACAAGAAAATAACTCAGGCCGCCTACGACTCCTGCAGCACAAAGATGGTGCCCCCCAATGCTGTCGTCATCGCCCTGGCGGGGCAAGGCAAGACTCGGGGGATGGTCGCCAGAACTCGCCTCGCGCTCTGCACAAATCAATCGCTATGCTCAATTATCTGCAGCGACTCAATGAGCAGCGATTTCCTTTACCATTACCTGCAGACCCAGTACCAGCAACTGCGCAGCGTGTCGTCTGGCGCTGGCGCACGCGGCGGTTTGAACCTGCAAATGATTCGCGTCTATCGCGTCCCCGTCCCTCCCCTTGAGATCCAGCATGAAATCGTGAGAGCTCTTAATATCTTTACGGAGCTGGAAGCGGAGCTGGAAGCGGAGCTGGAAGCGGAGCTGGAAGCGAGACGGCAGCAGTACAGACACTACCGCGATTCTCTCTTGACCTTCGACGCTATGAGAGAGAGAGAGAGAGAGAGAGAGACCGTAAGATGGGCGACGCTGGGTGAGGTTGGAGAATTCAGGCGAGGGCGACGATTCACGAACAAGGATTTCGTCGAGTCAGGAATTGGATGCATCCATTACGGAGAGATTTACACTCATTACGGCTTGTCTGCCCAGCGAACCAAATCATTTGTGCGCTCCGAATTAGGACCAACTCTTCGTATGGCTAAGACAGGTGATTTAGTGATTGCCGGAACAGGGGAAAACACCACGGACATCGGCAAGGCGGTCGCCTGGCTAGGCAAGAATGATGTCGCTGTTCACGATGATTGCTATATCTTCAGCCATTCGCTGAACCCAAAGTATATGGCTTATTTTTTCCAGTCAACTTCTTTCAGTAAGCAAAAGGTCAAATTTGCTGCGGGCGCGAAAATGATTCGCATCTCTAGCGAGGGGCTACAGAAGATTCACATCCCCGTTCCACCCCTTGCCGAGCAAGCTCGCATCGTGGCCATCCTCGACAAGTTCGACGCGCTCACCAATGACCTGGCCCATGGTCTGCACGCCGAGATCGCTACGCGACGCAAGCAGTACGAGCATTACCGCGACCGCCTGCTAACCTTCGAGGCTGCCGCGTGA
- a CDS encoding type I restriction-modification system subunit M, with product MAEAKEIERAELHKTIWRIANDLRGSVDGWDFKTYVLGILFYRFISENLAGYLNEQERKAGHRNFDYVALSDKDAKRGREATIAEKGFYIFPSQLFANVRKRARQDANLNETLSKIFKAIEGSAQGTDSEDDLKGLFDDLDVNSAKLGHTVAKRNEKLVKLLDAIGDLPLGSVSGASIDLFGDAYEYLMQMYASTAGKSGGEFYTPQEVSELLARITVAGKTSVNKVYDPACGSGSLLLKFSKVLGPGKVRQGFFGQEVNLTTYNLCRINMFLHDIGYEKFDIAHGDTLTDPAHMDDEPFEAIVSNPPYSIKWAGDSNPILINDSRFAPAGVLAPKSRADLAFTMHILSWLATDGTAAIVEFPGVLYRGGAEQKIRQYLIDNNYIDAVIQLPPDLFFGTTIATCVIVLKKSKRDSKILFIDASAELIRVGNKNKLTDKNREKILDAFISRKNAAHFAKLVNNKAIEENDYNISVSSYVEQKDTREAVDIKALNASIVHIVKRQTELRTQIDAIVADLEGGRV from the coding sequence ATGGCCGAAGCAAAAGAGATCGAGCGGGCCGAGCTCCATAAGACCATCTGGCGCATCGCCAACGACCTGCGCGGCAGCGTGGACGGCTGGGACTTCAAGACCTATGTGCTCGGCATACTGTTCTACCGTTTCATTTCGGAGAACCTGGCCGGTTACCTCAACGAGCAGGAGCGTAAGGCCGGCCACAGGAACTTCGATTATGTCGCCTTAAGCGACAAAGACGCCAAGCGCGGCCGCGAGGCGACCATCGCCGAGAAAGGCTTCTACATCTTTCCTTCCCAGCTTTTCGCCAACGTGCGCAAGCGCGCCCGCCAAGACGCAAACCTCAATGAGACGCTCTCCAAGATCTTCAAGGCCATCGAAGGTTCGGCGCAAGGCACCGACAGCGAGGACGACCTCAAAGGTCTCTTTGACGACCTGGACGTCAACAGCGCCAAGCTCGGCCACACGGTGGCCAAGCGCAACGAGAAGCTGGTCAAGCTTCTAGATGCCATCGGCGACCTGCCGCTGGGCTCCGTCTCAGGCGCCAGCATCGACCTGTTCGGCGATGCCTACGAATACCTCATGCAGATGTATGCTTCCACCGCCGGCAAGTCCGGCGGCGAGTTCTACACCCCGCAGGAGGTCTCGGAACTTCTGGCCCGCATCACCGTTGCCGGCAAGACCTCGGTCAACAAGGTCTACGACCCAGCCTGCGGCTCAGGCTCGCTTCTGCTGAAATTCTCCAAGGTGCTGGGGCCAGGCAAGGTCCGCCAGGGCTTCTTCGGCCAGGAAGTCAACCTCACCACCTACAACCTCTGCCGCATCAACATGTTCCTGCACGACATCGGCTACGAGAAGTTCGACATCGCCCACGGCGACACGCTGACCGATCCTGCGCACATGGACGACGAGCCTTTCGAGGCCATCGTTTCAAACCCCCCATATTCAATCAAGTGGGCCGGCGACTCCAACCCAATCCTCATCAACGACTCGCGCTTCGCCCCCGCCGGCGTGCTGGCGCCCAAGAGCAGGGCCGACCTTGCCTTCACCATGCACATCTTGAGCTGGCTCGCCACGGATGGCACGGCGGCCATCGTCGAGTTCCCGGGCGTACTCTATCGCGGCGGCGCGGAGCAGAAAATCCGGCAATACCTCATCGACAACAACTACATCGACGCCGTTATCCAGCTCCCGCCCGACCTCTTCTTCGGCACCACTATCGCCACCTGCGTCATCGTGCTCAAGAAATCCAAGCGCGACAGCAAAATTCTTTTCATCGACGCCTCCGCCGAGCTCATCCGCGTCGGCAACAAGAATAAGCTGACCGACAAGAACCGCGAGAAGATCCTGGACGCCTTTATCTCGCGCAAGAATGCCGCCCACTTCGCCAAGCTGGTAAACAACAAGGCCATCGAGGAGAACGACTACAATATCTCTGTCTCTTCATACGTCGAGCAGAAGGACACGCGCGAAGCCGTTGACATCAAGGCGTTGAATGCCAGCATTGTGCACATCGTAAAGCGCCAGACCGAGCTCCGCACACAAATAGACGCCATTGTCGCCGATTTAGAAGGCGGTCGAGTGTGA